From a single Aedes aegypti strain LVP_AGWG unplaced genomic scaffold, AaegL5.0 Primary Assembly AGWG_AaegL5_hic_scaff_1610_PBJ_arrow, whole genome shotgun sequence genomic region:
- the LOC5568724 gene encoding glycerol-3-phosphate acyltransferase 1, mitochondrial isoform X5, producing the protein MLYSSLFSVDRVYHLGGGGNGGWQPQLDQVDRRRTAIDILRVTSHAGRRTNSSPTDWGVWCPHLAQAARVKKYDYPQVAGAVLGEERVQQALETAAKESVNEKRQELLDAGQSDDTFDEDAYYNETMRKHEKRAHRVLIGMRSKLSDMVLRITSWVLYKLLPCFLSGVAAHPGQVDMIKRAIAKNPDAPLIFLPLHRSHLDYIMVSFILLNHDIRCPLVAGGDNLRIPVFGNILRYDGAFFIKRKIDPLTGKKDHVYRSILHTYVQKVLTAGHNVEFFIEGGRTRTGKPCMPKSGILSVIVDAFNDKSISDALLVPVSINYEKLVDGNFVREQLGQKKVPESFSSAAAAIMKVLKARYGLMRIDFNEPFSLSELVKSLRKSETGGSYAPENRRLQHKPSSSSLFGTDVVQEEQELRTLVDNIARHVVYDCAKATSVMTTNALAFLLLNRFRDGAPLAILTEALEELRSYLNTTSRDIGFTGASEDIVKYAADLLGPGLVTKEKRAGQMFFKPVTMIPNVIELAYYSNSLVPHFALDSIVITVASFLKRQAEQRLREQQKSIEDVSIGRQELFSTCLEFCDLLMYEFILSKPCQSLETLLQDCYHRLCIMELLLQPEVEYTEEQHRARRLAANLELDELNDGSYSEDDYFDEQIDQEEEERVFLPAEKHCDRIVLQSVLAPFTNTYAAVASSLNQLLGGNSMVEGEFIKQCIKEITSRVESGQCKYGESISTDTVRNCLKVLEKRSAIEIVNNNGVRLVSLAPAFDSPTEVQTIIHSMEKFVPI; encoded by the exons atgtTGTACAGTAGTCTTTTTAGTGTGGATCGCGTCTATCACTTGGGAGGTGGCGGTAATGGTGGATGG CAACCTCAGCTGGATCAGGTGGACCGCCGGAGGACTGCCATCGACATTCTGCGGGTCACATCGCACGCTGGACGGCGAACGAACAGTTCCCCTACGGATTGGGGCGTCTGGTGTCCCCATTTGGCGCAGGCCGCCCGGGTGAAGAAGTATGACTATCCACAGGTGGCCGGCGCAGTGCTGGGCGAGGAACGGGTTCAACAGGCGCTGGAAACGGCCGCCAAGGAGTCGGTCAACGAGAAGCGACAGGAACTGTTGGATGCCGGCCAGAGCGACGATACGTTCGATGAGGATGCGTACTACAACGAGACGATGCGGAAGCACGAAAAGAGAGCGCACAGG GTCCTAATCGGTATGCGCTCCAAACTGTCCGACATGGTGCTGCGCATCACGTCCTGGGTGCTGTACAAACTGCTTCCGTGCTTCCTGTCCGGAGTGGCGGCCCATCCCGGTCAGGTGGACATGATCAAGCGTGCGATCGCCAAAAACCCGGACGCTCCGTTGATCTTCCTGCCACTGCATCGATCCCATCTGGACTACATCATGGTTAGCTTCATCCTACTGAATCACGACATCCGTTGTCCGCTGGTGGCTGGCGGCGACAACCTGCGGATTCCCGTTTTCGGAAACATTCTCCGATACGATGGGGCGTTCTTCATCAAGCGAAAGATCGATCCCCTGACCGGGAAAAAGGATCACGTCTACCGCTCCATTTTGCACACGTACGTGCAAAAGGTGTTAACTGCGGGCCACAACGTGGAGTTCTTCATCGAAGGCGGTCGAACCAGAACCGGAAAACCCTGTATGCCAAAG AGTGGAATCCTATCGGTCATAGTGGACGCGTTCAATGACAAGAGCATCTCGGACGCACTGCTCGTTCCCGTGTCGATCAACTACGAGAAGCTGGTCGATGGAAACTTTGTGCGCGAACAGCTCGGCCAGAAGAAGGTCccggaaagcttctcctcggCGGCGGCCGCCATCATGAAGGTTCTGAAGGCACGCTACGGTCTCATGCGGATCGACTTCAACGAACCGTTCTCGCTAAGCGAACTTGTCAAGTCGCTGCGCAAATCGGAAACGGGTGGCAGCTATGCTCCCGAGAATAG ACGCCTGCAGCACAAACCATCCTCGTCGTCCCTGTTTGGGACGGACGTTGTCCAGGAGGAGCAGGAACTCCGTACCTTGGTCGACAACATTGCCCGACACGTAGTATACGACTGTGCCAAAGCTACCTCGGTTATGACCACCAACGCATTGGCCTTCCTCCTGCTGAATCGGTTCCGTGACGGCGCACCCCTGGCGATCCTCACCGAAGCACTCGAAGAACTACGTAGCTACCTGAACACAACCTCACGCGACATTGGCTTCACCGGTGCGTCTGAAGACATCGTGAAATACGCAGCCGATTTGTTAGGTCCCGGTTTGGTCACAAAGGAGAAGCGAGCGGGTCAAATGTTCTTCAAACCGGTCACCATGATTCCCAACGTGATCGAACTGGCATACTATTCCAACAGTTTGGTACCCCACTTTGCCCTAGACTCGATTGTGATCACCGTTGCCAGTTTTCTGAAAAGGCAAGCGGAACAGAGGCTGCGCGAGCAGCAGAAATCCATCGAAGATGTCAGTATTGGTCGGCAGGAGTTGTTCAGCACCTGTCTAGAGTTCTGTGATCTGCTCATGTACGAGTTCATCCTATCGAAACCTTGCCAAAGCTTGGAGACGTTGCTGCAGGACTGCTACCACAGGTTGTGCATAATGGAACTGCTTTTGCAACCGGAG GTTGAGTACACTGAGGAACAGCATCGCGCTCGCCGTCTGGCGGCCAACCTTGAGCTGGATGAACTGAACGATGGCAGCTACAGCGAGGATGATTACTTCGACGAACAAATCGATCAGGAAGAGGAAGAACGGGTGTTCCTACCAGCCGAGAAGCACTGCGATCGGATAGTGCTCCAATCGGTGCTGGCTCCGTTCACCAACACGTACGCAGCCGTTGCCAGCAGTCTGAATCAGCTACTCGGCGGCAACTCGATGGTCGAGGGCGAATTCATCAAGCAGTGCATCAAGGAGATTACTTCCCGGGTTGAATCGGGCCAGTGCAAGTATG